A genomic window from Cryobacterium sp. SO2 includes:
- a CDS encoding Asp23/Gls24 family envelope stress response protein, with amino-acid sequence MMSSPDDLNQDLIAKLSDYLDRGENPPDDFLNKAPEHRIALDALTRFRSMAQNILDDDVTAEPERDDSWVTGILKNINREARAGRSIPVSHPSPKASLSLTEGAVRGLIRSAGDGVAGTFIGKCKLDGDVSEPGSPVTVNVEASVFWGERIPKTAQRLRDAITTTLLHHTELNIVAVNVTITDVHLRRNAQAEE; translated from the coding sequence ATGATGTCTTCACCAGATGACCTGAACCAGGACCTCATCGCCAAACTCAGCGACTACCTCGACCGCGGTGAGAACCCGCCGGACGACTTCCTCAACAAGGCCCCGGAGCACCGGATCGCGTTGGACGCGCTCACCCGGTTCCGCTCGATGGCGCAGAACATCCTCGACGACGACGTGACGGCCGAGCCCGAACGCGACGACAGCTGGGTCACCGGCATCCTCAAGAACATCAACCGGGAGGCCCGCGCCGGGCGGAGTATCCCGGTGTCACACCCGTCGCCTAAGGCGTCGCTGAGCCTCACCGAAGGCGCCGTCCGGGGCCTGATCCGGTCCGCCGGCGACGGCGTCGCGGGCACCTTCATCGGCAAGTGCAAGCTCGACGGCGACGTGAGCGAGCCGGGCAGCCCGGTCACGGTGAACGTCGAGGCCAGCGTCTTCTGGGGCGAGCGGATTCCCAAGACCGCGCAGCGCCTGCGCGACGCCATCACGACGACGCTGCTGCACCACACCGAGCTGAACATCGTGGCGGTCAACGTGACCATCACCGATGTGCACCTGCGCCGGAACGCCCAGGCCGAGGAGTAA
- a CDS encoding RNA polymerase sigma factor — MTGSDERSPLGDATDAILAARAIDGDVRAFEVLVRRHGPLMRAYATRILGSNGDADDVVQDTFITAWERLPELQDPAATKAWLMRITSRKAIDRIRARRSDQPLGEWDVPAPESESPHQQAEAASQRERLTRALATLSESQRQCWTLREIGGHSYAEIAEELDVPPSTVRGLLARARQKLMQEMEEWR; from the coding sequence GTGACGGGGTCAGATGAGCGTTCGCCACTCGGCGACGCCACCGACGCGATTCTCGCCGCGCGCGCCATCGACGGCGACGTGCGTGCCTTCGAAGTGCTCGTCCGGCGGCATGGGCCGCTGATGCGGGCCTACGCCACGCGCATCCTGGGCTCGAACGGCGACGCCGACGACGTGGTGCAGGACACCTTCATCACCGCCTGGGAGCGGCTCCCCGAACTGCAGGACCCGGCCGCCACCAAGGCCTGGCTGATGCGCATCACGAGCCGCAAGGCCATCGACCGCATCCGTGCGCGCCGGTCCGACCAGCCCCTCGGCGAGTGGGATGTGCCCGCTCCCGAGTCCGAATCGCCGCACCAGCAGGCCGAAGCCGCGTCACAAAGGGAGCGGCTCACACGTGCACTCGCTACTCTGAGCGAATCACAGCGTCAGTGTTGGACGCTGCGTGAGATCGGTGGGCACAGCTACGCCGAGATCGCCGAGGAGCTCGACGTGCCTCCGTCTACGGTGCGCGGGCTGCTGGCCCGGGCCAGACAGAAACTCATGCAAGAGATGGAGGAATGGCGATGA
- a CDS encoding Asp23/Gls24 family envelope stress response protein codes for MSSTTSSVTPATGPDGTRTPTDATRGKTVINNNVVAKIAGLAVRDVPGVHALGGGAARALGAIREAISSTDHSQGVSVDVGESQVAVDLSIVAGYPVPLQQVAEDARNAVIEAIETLVGLQVSEVNVTINDVHLPDETHDTDEAQVQ; via the coding sequence ATGAGCAGCACCACCTCCAGCGTCACCCCCGCGACCGGGCCGGACGGCACCCGCACGCCCACCGACGCCACCCGCGGCAAGACCGTGATCAACAACAACGTCGTCGCCAAGATCGCCGGACTGGCCGTGCGGGACGTACCCGGCGTGCACGCCCTCGGCGGCGGCGCCGCGCGCGCGCTCGGCGCCATCCGTGAGGCGATCAGCAGCACCGACCACAGCCAGGGCGTCAGCGTCGACGTCGGCGAGAGCCAGGTCGCCGTCGACCTGTCGATCGTCGCCGGCTACCCGGTGCCGCTGCAGCAGGTCGCCGAGGATGCCCGCAACGCGGTCATCGAGGCTATCGAGACCCTTGTTGGCCTGCAGGTCAGCGAGGTGAACGTCACCATCAACGATGTGCACCTGCCCGACGAGACGCACGACACCGACGAGGCCCAGGTCCAGTGA
- a CDS encoding BON domain-containing protein, whose translation MNGTFTSAHAAGTAPARLAVAVPQLRHPMSRSTRSTYKRLLRRETHSPRSVVAIGLASVIIAGCLYSGTELVLELLNRPALLAAPTDVVRYVSQVNDIAPAALLALGIIVAIAGAALVLVAVLPGRRARREVASDRAAVVVDDEVIAASLERRAAVAGNVAPENIDVTVSRHRATVQITPESGTAPDRFTAEKAIADALAYDSLRPALAPTVVINPTGRVSA comes from the coding sequence ATGAACGGCACCTTCACCTCAGCGCACGCGGCGGGTACCGCCCCGGCGCGCCTGGCCGTCGCGGTCCCGCAACTGCGCCACCCGATGAGCCGGTCCACCCGGTCCACCTACAAGCGCCTGCTCCGCCGCGAGACGCACTCTCCGCGTTCGGTCGTGGCCATCGGACTGGCGTCGGTGATCATCGCCGGTTGCCTGTATTCCGGCACCGAGCTGGTGCTCGAACTGCTCAACCGCCCCGCGCTGCTGGCCGCGCCCACCGATGTGGTGCGGTACGTGAGCCAGGTCAATGACATCGCCCCCGCGGCGCTGCTCGCCCTGGGCATCATCGTCGCGATCGCTGGGGCGGCACTGGTGCTGGTGGCGGTACTGCCCGGGCGCCGGGCGCGCCGTGAGGTCGCCTCCGACCGGGCGGCCGTGGTGGTCGACGACGAGGTGATCGCCGCCTCGCTGGAGCGCCGCGCCGCCGTGGCGGGCAACGTCGCGCCGGAGAACATCGACGTCACCGTGTCACGGCACCGCGCGACCGTGCAGATCACCCCCGAGTCCGGGACGGCGCCCGACCGGTTCACGGCCGAGAAGGCGATCGCGGATGCGCTGGCCTACGACTCGCTGCGGCCGGCCCTGGCGCCCACAGTCGTGATCAACCCGACGGGCCGGGTGAGCGCATGA